One Branchiostoma lanceolatum isolate klBraLanc5 chromosome 18, klBraLanc5.hap2, whole genome shotgun sequence DNA window includes the following coding sequences:
- the LOC136424743 gene encoding EF-hand domain-containing protein 1-like, which produces MASLPFLPGNSFTDPTKNKFHLCHSLNYKNGYSVPAAYPTVGIGGERLKVNQLSEAELDKLANEKPTLTYGQARPQPPEDFIPAHKAFDKKVLMFKAYYKQTVHESPNEHYRIRPVNIYYYLEDDSISVVEPVVENSGMPQGKLIKRQRLPKDDQGSHWHWKDLNMSMNVTFYGKVFHIVDCDRFTQDYLESEGIELNGPSSMPADPYNHHRVESARLQMFKTPSDFDKLKQFLTMDRKVLRFYCVWDDRDQMFGEMRPFVLHYYLVDDTVEVREVRTPNSGRDPFPVLIGRHKLPKNRDNVESSFPAVVMELSEHEIKDWFKPADLDIGKTVYVYGRRFLLYDCDDFTRAYYAHRLGRGMGSVDVNQPHPELPKMEIPPYNGFGSMEDSVQNCLSLIPQPPKKDYIKMMENDHKILRFEATMDSVHPEDNNRRFIISYRLSDDHVSIYEPPVRNSGIIGGKFLEATRITKPDCDPENPEFYSPADFAIGNIIVVFKHRFQITDADEYVLRYMEAHADTFPPQSQALQSFRARHGRETEDVVKNTPVKVQRTGGDLSALVQEVRFQLQKDNYMNHSSLREAFLWYDKDRSGKIDKSEVRNLCRRCNLPVDDDLLDALIAECDHNKDGQIDYFEFIKFLNWS; this is translated from the exons aaaacaagtTCCACTTGTGCCACTCCCTGAACTACAAAAATGGCTACTCCGTCCCCGCCGCGTATCCGACCGTCGGGATCGGGGGAGAGCGCCTCAAGGTCAACCAGCTGTCCGAGGCCGAGCTGGACAAACTGGCCAATGAGAAGCCTACGCTGACATACGGACAAGCGAGGCCGCAACCACCAGAGGACTTCATTCCTGCGCACAAGGCCTTCGACAAAAAG GTGCTGATGTTCAAGGCGTACTACAAGCAGACCGTTCATGAGTCGCCAAACGAGCACTACCGTATCCGGCCCGTCAACATCTACTACTACCTGGAGGACGACAGTATCTCCGTGGTCGAACCCGTGGTCGAGAACTCTGGCATGCCACAG GGTAAGCTGATCAAGCGCCAGCGTCTCCCGAAGGACGACCAGGGGAGCCACTGGCACTGGAAGGACCTGAACATGTCCATGAACGTCACGTTCTACGGGAAGGTCTTCCACATCGTGGACTGCGACCGCTTCACGCAGGACTACCTTGAGAGTGAGGGGATCGAGCTGAACGGCCCGTCCAGCATGCCCGCCGACCCGTACAACCACCATCGTGTGGAGTCGGCGCGCCTGCAGATGTTCAAGACGCCGTCGGACTTCGATAAACTAAAGCAGTTCCTCACCATGGACAGGAAG GTTTTGCGGTTCTACTGCGTTTGGGACGACCGTGACCAGATGTTCGGAGAGATGCGCCCGTTCGTCCTGCACTACTACCTCGTGGACGATACCGTGGAGGTCCGCGAGGTCCGCACACCCAACAGCGGGCGCGACCCCTTCCCTGTTCTGATTGGTCGCCACAAGCTGCCCAAGAACAGGGACAACGTTGAAT CGTCCTTCCCCGCCGTTGTCATGGAGCTTTCGGAGCACGAGATCAAGGACTGGTTCAAGCCGGCAGACCTCGACATCGGGAAGACTGTGTACGTCTACGGCCGTCGCTTCCTCCTGTACGACTGCGATGACTTCACTCGTGCGTACTACGCACACCGTCTCGGCAGGGGCATGGGGTCCGTCGACGTCAACCAGCCTCACCCTGAACTGCCCAAAATG GAGATCCCTCCGTACAACGGTTTCGGTTCCATGGAGGACTCCGTGCAGAACTGCCTGTCGCTGATCCCACAGCCGCCCAAGAAGGACTACATCAAGATGATGGAGAACGACCACAAGATCCTCAGATTCGAGGCAACCATG GACTCCGTCCATCCCGAGGACAACAACCGGCGCTTCATCATCTCGTACCGTCTGTCCGACGACCATGTCTCCATCTACGAGCCGCCCGTACGCAACTCTGGCATAATCGGAGGGAAGTTCCTCGAAGCCACGCGCATCACCAAGCCCGACTGCGACCCAGAAAACCCCGAGTTCTACTCACCAGCCGACTTCGCCATCGGAAATATCATCGTAGTCTTCAAGCACAG GTTCCAGATCACGGATGCGGATGAGTATGTGCTGCGGTACATGGAGGCTCATGCCGACACGTTCCCGCCGCAGAGCCAGGCGCTCCAGTCCTTCCGCGCTCGCCACGGACGGGAGACAGAGGACGTCGTGAAGAACACTCCCGTCAAGGTCCAGAGAAC GGGTGGGGACCTGAGTGCTCTGGTCCAGGAGGTCCGTTTCCAGCTGCAGAAGGACAACTACATGAACCACAGCTCGCTGCGCGAAGCCTTCCTCTGGTACGACAAGGACCGCTCCGGGAAGATCGACAAGAGCGAGGTCCGCAACCTCTGCCGGCGCTGCAACCTTCCCGTGGACGACGATCTACTTGACGCG TTGATTGCAGAGTGCGACCACAACAAAGACGGACAGATCGACTACTTCGAGTTTATCAAGTTCTTGAACTGGTCTTAA